TGCAGATCTGTGAACACTCACTCACCCAGTGCACGTTGGACTACAACcatgaataaaagtgttaaaaaaatctACAAACATGGCGGATGTGTGAGACCAATGGTAGAGAGGTTCAGATAAAGGGATTTGAGTGATTAATTATCAGTATCTAACCTgacaaaaatacataattttatccacattatatttaatctgcaacagcattgtgaacttttgtaATGATATGTTTGgccattaaagctgcagtccgtaagttttgcctctttgtcaccatctctgtttgaaacctgcaattgcagttatttacGAAATTATCATCTTTAGGAGGGTTGGGAAAGTAATCAAATGCtttgaggagaatgtgtggcTGTTTGTCACCGCACCGGTGGATGCTGTACaggtacttcggaatcacagattgtagtcttggaagtatgaacAAGAATTTAATCTTAATCTTAAtgtctgaacaagtaagtaacaaatctgccacttttgttctgaccaactgagaaaaaaaaaaacattacaataaatcaagctaccaatggtgattaaGTCTAATGATCAAttagctcatatcacatcaaacagtgcaaattgttattattattattgtacatTGTTCTGAAATtgttgttaacaacatcagcattgtgtgactaCGTTACTGTGTATtgtgttacctgtagatttaaaTTTCTGTACAGTATAATCTCTAATATTCCATTTGCCATACCATACAATCCAgcatcaaaatgataaatttaatgcTGAGGAATACTCGAGCCTACAAGCCCCTGAAGGACTGAACTAGGAAGGATGTAGCCTCGGTAGATGTAGCATTCCGTTTGAGAAGCACCCATGGTCTTCTAGCTGGGACTCGTTCTTTGTGTAAACAGGCGCGATGTAATGATGCAAAGATGAACGGcggcatgcttgaatttcccgcgCCAACCTACCAGTACCATttgaattagaaaacattattacaagcttaccgttgtgaattgggctaaggtaaggagatagttttgaacactggctggttatgtacttgctcagaAATTGACTTTGGACTAttttaaaccaaaaaaaaaaaaaagttagggacagcagctttaacttATAAATGCatccagggcttgacattaacacccgccaacccgccaaatgcaggtagatttcagctgtggcgggtaagagccactcccactagccactttggcgggttgaatataatttcagtttacagTCAAAATTGGCCctacctgtctgtcattaatattaaacaacaaaagatgttaattAAATGTAGactatatgttaaataaacctactgtatctgaaaaaaaagattatttttaacttactattgtttttgtaatttgcttctttgttctttttagcCTAACACAAATAACATCTCATATTAGCCCATGCtcatattgtccacctcttgcccacctgtacataccagctgatatacaatgtagtcttgatttgggtggtcaatctgcatttaaaagtttgaaagggttttaaatcttctaaatcaagtaaaatgactcaaaataaagtaatttaagcataacaaagtcaactttaatcatataaaatgtaatttaccaacatcaaaattttGGCCAGttaaaatgctgagtggctagtaactttgaaaaacaactagccacagtggctggtgagcaaaaaagttcatgtcaagccctgaatgcatcattatgcaaattcCAAACacatgaggagagttctctgcatgaaaacCTACTAATTTAGTGTGAACGGACATGCCGGCCACCAGATGGCGATAGCAGATCAACACATTCAGGTTAGTTAAaaaattaagtcattttaatttgatttattcAATATGTTATATTCTATATAGAATGTATTATATAAATCATCTATTAATGAATTTAATGGACccactttattatttattattattatttatttatttattttttaagcgAAGGAATGCTGCTGTATCCTATAGGAATACCTGCATGTAGCCTAATTagatctgtaattaatttctgtatctATGATTACACTGCTGACCCACCCTAACTCACACCTAATCCAATAAAACTTGTTCCATTACCTTAACAGGTAATATTAAGTGGGAGCAATATAAttatatctaatatatataattaatctcTATTAATGCAGCCCACTAGAATGAGTTAatctaaaaagtaaaaaaaagtattaaatcaTTGCTTAGGCTTCCATTAAGTCGTAGCATTATGTTAATGTGGGCCTGCCGATTGCCTTCAAAGAGCCTTAGCTAAGTAGACACCTTTTTCTTTTACAATTGCACTTGTGACTGAGAAACAAATATTTGCTGGGAGTTATATGGCATAATGATGGTTTATGAAAGAGGTGAACACTGATCACTAAATCCTCCCTCACACCATTTTTTCCTACTTTACCACTGTCACTCCAGCACAAGAGACTTCACCAGATCATCTGAGGTTTCAACTTTTGAGTTCCCTGGCAAATTATAACATCCAATTTTACTTCAGCAAACCCGATGAGGACTGACCAAAAGACATTTTGGAAAGTACATGGAAATTGCCTTTGCTATTAATAGCCAGACATGTGAGCTGTAACCGCAATTTGTGTGCAGCATCATGGAAACAGGATTCTCAGGCCATATTTGAAACACTATGAATGAAggcaaacattttaaatcacgTCACAGACACTTCTCTCTAACACACAGTTTGATTTTCATTTCCTGAACATACATTCCTCTTCCCTTTTGGAGAGGAATGGTTTCAGTTGCATGATCGGTCTACTTTGCTAAAAGTCTCTCTGCAAATAAGTGATGAATCAGATGCAtttgacatttatttatttagcagacactttttaTCCAATGTGCCTtacaaatatgaataaaacaagCAGAAGTAATTAATCTAATCCAAGCACATCAGATCTGAGATAGGTTTTGAACATATtcagaaatgttattcattgCAGAGACTGTGAAATTGTCAGAAGAGTCAGAAGTAAAAGCATCCATGTTGGCTTTTCAGAATTTCTCCGATGTCTTATTTCCAGCGACCTCCGACCTTTCCTTTACCATGGACTTTTTTGCTGTGATAAAGAAAAAGGTGAAACATCAGCATTATTGAGAGAAAATTTTTCATATAGAGAGATTATTACAGTCTTTTTCATGAAAGAAAAATGCTTaagaaattctgtcatcatttactcgccttcactcacctttaaaatgtttttttttcttctgtggaacatgaaataagacattttgaagaatgttggaaaCTAGGCAAGTTTCAGTTCCCATTGACAACCGTTGTATGAACAAAAATACAATGCAAGTCAATGGGAACTGAAACTGCTTGGCTATCAAtacttttcaaaatatcttctttctgaaagaaatgcatacatgtttggaataacataaatgagtaaatgatgacagaatatttggatgcactatccctttaagaatggAATACTACTTTTACTTCTAAAAATCCAATACTACATGGATTTTTAACTCGATTTGCAGCCTGGACAAGTCTATGTTAGCTTCAGACTATGAATCCATTGAGATGGATGATATTAAACATGTTTGAAAATTTTACTCAGATTTTAGAACACATTTTGTTATCATTTGTCATGTGTGTCCTAGCAAAGAGACACATGTTTCTACATGAATGTGTTGTGTTCACAACAGAATCAACTTAATGTTACTTACAACTTTTGAGCGTGAGAAATCctgttcagcagaacaacaaTCTGTTAAGAAGGAAGTCATTTTTTTCAGATAAATTCAGTGTTTTCTATCCATTTTCACAGCCAAACTAAACACAGCTTTGCCTATTCAAACAGATTAGGTTTCATACATTTAAATCTTTTACCAGTACCAACAGCACCACATTTATCAAACCTCAGTCACCACACCTCATATTTCTGTCTCTTCATTTGATCCAAGAGATCAAACTTCTCTGACTCCAGTTGGTAAATCCAGTTCCACATCTCCTGAGCTCGCTGCCTGTTTTGTCGGAGTAAGGAACAGATGATGATGCAAAACAACTCTTCATGTAGCATGGAAAAAACCATGCTAGTCTCAAAAGGCACAAGACCTTTATATGAAAAAGTATAGATTCTTTGCACATCTTCCATAATGGAAAACATATAACTATCTGTCTATATGATCATAGAtgcatattgttatattatattatttgtaaTAACATGGATTTGTATGTGTGTGGTCACCTCAACCCATCCTCTCTGAGATTTTCGATGCCAAGAGGAGAGCGTCTCTCTGAAAGAGTCTTTCTCTTGATCTCTCGTCCAGTCAAACGCTTCCCTCTTTTCTGCTCTGcctaaaacacaaacacaaaaacactcatGTACAAACATGTATTATTGGTACATTAATAGTACTTATGGTAACACTCAGTAACTTACCTTGGCTAAGAAGCCACCAAAGTTTGCCCCCATATTGGACAAAACCTTCTTCTTCTTGGCCTCGTCTTCTGCTCTCTTCTTAGCCTCCTCATCCTCTTTCCTCTGGCGCTCTTCCTGATGAGAGATCGCAGACATTATATTTCACTTTGATATTCTGTGTTAAATTCCACATACAAATTTGAGAGcaattgaacattttattcaCTAAGTTTTAAGTTTGATTTCTAATTTACCGCAATccttgtctgtctgtctctttctttctctgctCTAACACGCTGCTGCTCTGCTCGTTCTGCCCGCCGCCGCTCCTGAGGACAGATGGACCGAATGGCCAACATGGAGAAATTTAGTACAAAGCAAAGAGAAAAGTGAGTAAAGAATGTTTTTGTGGTTAATTAAAGTCAtaaaagaggggaaaaaatgaaaagatCAAGACTAGGAATTACAATTCTCTCCTTGAGACCGATCAGCTCTTCTTCCTCTTTCTTCCTCTG
The window above is part of the Chanodichthys erythropterus isolate Z2021 chromosome 3, ASM2448905v1, whole genome shotgun sequence genome. Proteins encoded here:
- the tnnt1 gene encoding troponin T, slow skeletal muscle, which gives rise to MVPQLAPPKIPEGERVDFDDIHRKRMEKDFLELQTLIDVHFEQRKKEEEELIGLKERIERRRAERAEQQRVRAEKERDRQTRIAEERQRKEDEEAKKRAEDEAKKKKVLSNMGANFGGFLAKAEQKRGKRLTGREIKRKTLSERRSPLGIENLREDGLRQRAQEMWNWIYQLESEKFDLLDQMKRQKYEIVVLLNRISHAQKFKKVHGKGKVGGRWK